A single region of the Globicephala melas chromosome 12, mGloMel1.2, whole genome shotgun sequence genome encodes:
- the LMAN2L gene encoding VIP36-like protein isoform X4 — protein sequence MAAALEPSGWWQLWRRRLSARDGSRMLLLLLLLGSGQGPRQVRAGQTFEYLKREHSLSKPYQGVGTSSSSLWNLMGNAMVMTQYIRLTPDMQSKQGALWNRVPCFLRDWELQVHFKIHGQGKKNLHGDGLAIWYTKDRMQPGPVFGNMDKFVGLGVFVDTYPNEEKQQEIMMDIDGKHEWRDCIEVPGVRLPRGYYFGTSSITGDLSDNHDVISLKLFELTVERTPEEEKLHRDVFLPSVDNMKLPEMTAPLPPLSGLALFLIVFFSLVFSVFAIVIGLILYNKWQDQSRKRFY from the exons ATGGCGGCGGCCCTGGAGCCCTCTGGGTGGTGGCAGCTGTGGCGGCGGCGTTTGTCGGCTCGGGATGGGTCCAGGATGTTGCTCCTTCTTCTTTTGTTGGGGTCTGGGCAGGGGCCACGGCAAGTCAGGGCGGGTCAAACGTTCGAGTACTTGAAACGGGAGCACTCGCTGTCGAAGCCCTACCAGG GTGTAGGCACAAGCAGTTCCTCCCTGTGGAATCTGATGGGCAATGCCATGGTGATGACCCAATATATCCGCCTTACCCCAGATATGCAAAGTAAACAGGGTGCCCTGTGGAACCGGGTG CCATGTTTCCTGAGAGACTGGGAGTTGCAGGTGCACTTCAAAATCCACGGACAAGGGAAGAAGAACCTGCACGGGGACGGCTTGGCGATCTGGTACACAAAGGATCGGATGCAGCCAG gGCCTGTGTTTGGAAACATGGACAAATTTGTGGGGCTGGGAGTATTTGTAGACACGTATCCCAATGAGGAGAAGCAGCAAGAG ATAATGATGGACATCGATGGCAAGCATGAGTGGAGGGACTGCATAGAGGTGCCCGGTGTCCGTCTGCCCCGGGGCTACTACTTCGGCACCTCCTCCATCACTGGGGATCTCTCAG acAACCATGATGTCATTTCCCTGAAGTTGTTTGAGCTGACGGTGGAGAGAACCCCAGAAGAGGAGAAGCTGCATCGAGATGTGTTCCTGCCCTCAGTGGACAACATGAAACTGCCCGAGA TGACAGCCCCGCTGCCGCCCCTGAGTGGCCTGGCCCTCTTTCTCATCGTCTTTTTCTCTTTGGTGTTTTCCGTATTTGCCATTGTCATTGGGCTCATACTCTACAACAAATGGCAGGACCAGAGCCGAAAGCGCTTCTACTGA
- the LMAN2L gene encoding VIP36-like protein isoform X1: protein MAAALEPSGWWQLWRRRLSARDGSRMLLLLLLLGSGQGPRQVRAGQTFEYLKREHSLSKPYQGVGTSSSSLWNLMGNAMVMTQYIRLTPDMQSKQGALWNRVPCFLRDWELQVHFKIHGQGKKNLHGDGLAIWYTKDRMQPGPVFGNMDKFVGLGVFVDTYPNEEKQQEAQKRRYSPGVQRVFPYISAMVNNGSLSYDHERDGRPTELGGCTAIVRNLHYDTFLVIRYVKRHLTIMMDIDGKHEWRDCIEVPGVRLPRGYYFGTSSITGDLSDNHDVISLKLFELTVERTPEEEKLHRDVFLPSVDNMKLPEMTAPLPPLSGLALFLIVFFSLVFSVFAIVIGLILYNKWQDQSRKRFY, encoded by the exons ATGGCGGCGGCCCTGGAGCCCTCTGGGTGGTGGCAGCTGTGGCGGCGGCGTTTGTCGGCTCGGGATGGGTCCAGGATGTTGCTCCTTCTTCTTTTGTTGGGGTCTGGGCAGGGGCCACGGCAAGTCAGGGCGGGTCAAACGTTCGAGTACTTGAAACGGGAGCACTCGCTGTCGAAGCCCTACCAGG GTGTAGGCACAAGCAGTTCCTCCCTGTGGAATCTGATGGGCAATGCCATGGTGATGACCCAATATATCCGCCTTACCCCAGATATGCAAAGTAAACAGGGTGCCCTGTGGAACCGGGTG CCATGTTTCCTGAGAGACTGGGAGTTGCAGGTGCACTTCAAAATCCACGGACAAGGGAAGAAGAACCTGCACGGGGACGGCTTGGCGATCTGGTACACAAAGGATCGGATGCAGCCAG gGCCTGTGTTTGGAAACATGGACAAATTTGTGGGGCTGGGAGTATTTGTAGACACGTATCCCAATGAGGAGAAGCAGCAAGAG GCCCAGAAGAGACGATATTCTCCCGGAGTCCAG CGGGTTTTCCCCTACATCTCAGCCATGGTGAACAATGGCTCCCTCAGCTATGATCACGAGCGGGACGGGCGGCCTACAGAGCTGGGGGGCTGTACGGCCATTGTCCGCAATCTCCATTATGACACCTTCCTTGTGATTCGCTATGTCAAGAGGCATTTGACG ATAATGATGGACATCGATGGCAAGCATGAGTGGAGGGACTGCATAGAGGTGCCCGGTGTCCGTCTGCCCCGGGGCTACTACTTCGGCACCTCCTCCATCACTGGGGATCTCTCAG acAACCATGATGTCATTTCCCTGAAGTTGTTTGAGCTGACGGTGGAGAGAACCCCAGAAGAGGAGAAGCTGCATCGAGATGTGTTCCTGCCCTCAGTGGACAACATGAAACTGCCCGAGA TGACAGCCCCGCTGCCGCCCCTGAGTGGCCTGGCCCTCTTTCTCATCGTCTTTTTCTCTTTGGTGTTTTCCGTATTTGCCATTGTCATTGGGCTCATACTCTACAACAAATGGCAGGACCAGAGCCGAAAGCGCTTCTACTGA
- the LMAN2L gene encoding VIP36-like protein isoform X2, with protein MAAALEPSGWWQLWRRRLSARDGSRMLLLLLLLGSGQGPRQVRAGQTFEYLKREHSLSKPYQGVGTSSSSLWNLMGNAMVMTQYIRLTPDMQSKQGALWNRVPCFLRDWELQVHFKIHGQGKKNLHGDGLAIWYTKDRMQPGPVFGNMDKFVGLGVFVDTYPNEEKQQERVFPYISAMVNNGSLSYDHERDGRPTELGGCTAIVRNLHYDTFLVIRYVKRHLTIMMDIDGKHEWRDCIEVPGVRLPRGYYFGTSSITGDLSDNHDVISLKLFELTVERTPEEEKLHRDVFLPSVDNMKLPEMTAPLPPLSGLALFLIVFFSLVFSVFAIVIGLILYNKWQDQSRKRFY; from the exons ATGGCGGCGGCCCTGGAGCCCTCTGGGTGGTGGCAGCTGTGGCGGCGGCGTTTGTCGGCTCGGGATGGGTCCAGGATGTTGCTCCTTCTTCTTTTGTTGGGGTCTGGGCAGGGGCCACGGCAAGTCAGGGCGGGTCAAACGTTCGAGTACTTGAAACGGGAGCACTCGCTGTCGAAGCCCTACCAGG GTGTAGGCACAAGCAGTTCCTCCCTGTGGAATCTGATGGGCAATGCCATGGTGATGACCCAATATATCCGCCTTACCCCAGATATGCAAAGTAAACAGGGTGCCCTGTGGAACCGGGTG CCATGTTTCCTGAGAGACTGGGAGTTGCAGGTGCACTTCAAAATCCACGGACAAGGGAAGAAGAACCTGCACGGGGACGGCTTGGCGATCTGGTACACAAAGGATCGGATGCAGCCAG gGCCTGTGTTTGGAAACATGGACAAATTTGTGGGGCTGGGAGTATTTGTAGACACGTATCCCAATGAGGAGAAGCAGCAAGAG CGGGTTTTCCCCTACATCTCAGCCATGGTGAACAATGGCTCCCTCAGCTATGATCACGAGCGGGACGGGCGGCCTACAGAGCTGGGGGGCTGTACGGCCATTGTCCGCAATCTCCATTATGACACCTTCCTTGTGATTCGCTATGTCAAGAGGCATTTGACG ATAATGATGGACATCGATGGCAAGCATGAGTGGAGGGACTGCATAGAGGTGCCCGGTGTCCGTCTGCCCCGGGGCTACTACTTCGGCACCTCCTCCATCACTGGGGATCTCTCAG acAACCATGATGTCATTTCCCTGAAGTTGTTTGAGCTGACGGTGGAGAGAACCCCAGAAGAGGAGAAGCTGCATCGAGATGTGTTCCTGCCCTCAGTGGACAACATGAAACTGCCCGAGA TGACAGCCCCGCTGCCGCCCCTGAGTGGCCTGGCCCTCTTTCTCATCGTCTTTTTCTCTTTGGTGTTTTCCGTATTTGCCATTGTCATTGGGCTCATACTCTACAACAAATGGCAGGACCAGAGCCGAAAGCGCTTCTACTGA
- the LMAN2L gene encoding VIP36-like protein isoform X3, whose protein sequence is MGPGCCSFFFCWGLGRGHGVGTSSSSLWNLMGNAMVMTQYIRLTPDMQSKQGALWNRVPCFLRDWELQVHFKIHGQGKKNLHGDGLAIWYTKDRMQPGPVFGNMDKFVGLGVFVDTYPNEEKQQEAQKRRYSPGVQRVFPYISAMVNNGSLSYDHERDGRPTELGGCTAIVRNLHYDTFLVIRYVKRHLTIMMDIDGKHEWRDCIEVPGVRLPRGYYFGTSSITGDLSDNHDVISLKLFELTVERTPEEEKLHRDVFLPSVDNMKLPEMTAPLPPLSGLALFLIVFFSLVFSVFAIVIGLILYNKWQDQSRKRFY, encoded by the exons ATGGGTCCAGGATGTTGCTCCTTCTTCTTTTGTTGGGGTCTGGGCAGGGGCCACG GTGTAGGCACAAGCAGTTCCTCCCTGTGGAATCTGATGGGCAATGCCATGGTGATGACCCAATATATCCGCCTTACCCCAGATATGCAAAGTAAACAGGGTGCCCTGTGGAACCGGGTG CCATGTTTCCTGAGAGACTGGGAGTTGCAGGTGCACTTCAAAATCCACGGACAAGGGAAGAAGAACCTGCACGGGGACGGCTTGGCGATCTGGTACACAAAGGATCGGATGCAGCCAG gGCCTGTGTTTGGAAACATGGACAAATTTGTGGGGCTGGGAGTATTTGTAGACACGTATCCCAATGAGGAGAAGCAGCAAGAG GCCCAGAAGAGACGATATTCTCCCGGAGTCCAG CGGGTTTTCCCCTACATCTCAGCCATGGTGAACAATGGCTCCCTCAGCTATGATCACGAGCGGGACGGGCGGCCTACAGAGCTGGGGGGCTGTACGGCCATTGTCCGCAATCTCCATTATGACACCTTCCTTGTGATTCGCTATGTCAAGAGGCATTTGACG ATAATGATGGACATCGATGGCAAGCATGAGTGGAGGGACTGCATAGAGGTGCCCGGTGTCCGTCTGCCCCGGGGCTACTACTTCGGCACCTCCTCCATCACTGGGGATCTCTCAG acAACCATGATGTCATTTCCCTGAAGTTGTTTGAGCTGACGGTGGAGAGAACCCCAGAAGAGGAGAAGCTGCATCGAGATGTGTTCCTGCCCTCAGTGGACAACATGAAACTGCCCGAGA TGACAGCCCCGCTGCCGCCCCTGAGTGGCCTGGCCCTCTTTCTCATCGTCTTTTTCTCTTTGGTGTTTTCCGTATTTGCCATTGTCATTGGGCTCATACTCTACAACAAATGGCAGGACCAGAGCCGAAAGCGCTTCTACTGA
- the LMAN2L gene encoding VIP36-like protein isoform X5 has product MQPGPVFGNMDKFVGLGVFVDTYPNEEKQQEAQKRRYSPGVQRVFPYISAMVNNGSLSYDHERDGRPTELGGCTAIVRNLHYDTFLVIRYVKRHLTIMMDIDGKHEWRDCIEVPGVRLPRGYYFGTSSITGDLSDNHDVISLKLFELTVERTPEEEKLHRDVFLPSVDNMKLPEMTAPLPPLSGLALFLIVFFSLVFSVFAIVIGLILYNKWQDQSRKRFY; this is encoded by the exons ATGCAGCCAG gGCCTGTGTTTGGAAACATGGACAAATTTGTGGGGCTGGGAGTATTTGTAGACACGTATCCCAATGAGGAGAAGCAGCAAGAG GCCCAGAAGAGACGATATTCTCCCGGAGTCCAG CGGGTTTTCCCCTACATCTCAGCCATGGTGAACAATGGCTCCCTCAGCTATGATCACGAGCGGGACGGGCGGCCTACAGAGCTGGGGGGCTGTACGGCCATTGTCCGCAATCTCCATTATGACACCTTCCTTGTGATTCGCTATGTCAAGAGGCATTTGACG ATAATGATGGACATCGATGGCAAGCATGAGTGGAGGGACTGCATAGAGGTGCCCGGTGTCCGTCTGCCCCGGGGCTACTACTTCGGCACCTCCTCCATCACTGGGGATCTCTCAG acAACCATGATGTCATTTCCCTGAAGTTGTTTGAGCTGACGGTGGAGAGAACCCCAGAAGAGGAGAAGCTGCATCGAGATGTGTTCCTGCCCTCAGTGGACAACATGAAACTGCCCGAGA TGACAGCCCCGCTGCCGCCCCTGAGTGGCCTGGCCCTCTTTCTCATCGTCTTTTTCTCTTTGGTGTTTTCCGTATTTGCCATTGTCATTGGGCTCATACTCTACAACAAATGGCAGGACCAGAGCCGAAAGCGCTTCTACTGA